From the Saccharomycodes ludwigii strain NBRC 1722 chromosome I, whole genome shotgun sequence genome, one window contains:
- the FET5 gene encoding ferroxidase FET5 (similar to Saccharomyces cerevisiae YFL041W | FET5 | FErrous Transport), whose product MKTHTFHFNVSWVDANPDGQYSTKKMIGFNGIWPPPDIHVERGDRVEIYLTNDFANGNAVSATSNSDYLSDLPTSLHFHGLFQNTSMGNSPQMDGPEMVTQCPIMPGQTYLYNITVPDQLGTYWYHSHSGSQYTDGMRGAFIIHDYHLEKEVWKIDDEFVIQLSDYYYEPYYKVFKKFLSRYNPTGAEPIPQNFLFNNTDNGSLNFDYDKLYLLRFINSGTFVAQLIHSKDHEFNIVEVDGVLIKSIKTHTIELAPGQRLAVLVKSKSEEDVLLDNDKNDNDYTYPLFQIIDERMLDVIPENLELNKTNLIHYPGRRKRSTTIASSFDTDVSHKDISANYHFGSAKLNDFNMTPLDKEEILDTYDYQIKLEIRMDNLGDGVNYAFFNNITYVAPKVPSLFTALTADKKDSLNPLIYGDNLNAFVLQHNEVIEVVLDNYDDGRHPFHLHGHTFQIVQKTFEEFEEPKPYNESAPLMEYPMTPMKRDTVIVEGNGHVVLRFRADNPGVWLFHCHVDWHLEQGLAAVFIEAPDVLQVTDNGGALNENMKQICQEQNIPVAGNAVGNQKDWFDLTGLPRQPKPLPNGFTLKGYLAFITSALIAFYGLFVIVDYGLDEKDFSTAQELEMYHKLETLLLGEEYRSNDDGSDIETTIQ is encoded by the coding sequence ATGAAGACACATACTTTCCACTTCAATGTAAGTTGGGTTGATGCAAATCCAGATGGCCAATACAGTACTAAAAAGATGATTGGATTTAATGGGATCTGGCCTCCACCAGATATTCATGTTGAAAGAGGAGATAGGGTAGAAATATATCTAACTAATGATTTTGCCAACGGAAATGCAGTTTCGGCAACTTCAAATAGTGATTACCTCAGTGATCTCCCAACATCACTTCATTTCCACGGATTGTTTCAAAATACGTCCATGGGCAATTCGCCACAAATGGATGGGCCTGAAATGGTCACACAGTGTCCTATTATGCCTGGTCAaacttatttatataatattacgGTGCCCGATCAGCTAGGAACTTATTGGTACCACTCACATTCTGGATCTCAATATACTGACGGAATGAGAGGTgcatttattattcatgATTATCATTTAGAGAAAGAAGTGTGGAAAATTGATGATGAATTTGTAATCCAACTAtctgattattattatgaaccatattataaagttttcaaaaagtttttatcCAGGTACAATCCTACTGGTGCTGAACCTATTCCTCaaaattttctatttaataatactgaCAATGGGAGCTTGAATTTTGATTATGATAAATTATACTTGTTAAGATTTATAAATAGTGGCACCTTTGTTGCTCAGCTTATCCATTCAAAGGATCATGAGTTCAATATAGTTGAAGTTGATGGTGTTTTAATCAAATCTATTAAGACCCATACCATTGAATTGGCACCAGGCCAAAGATTGGCCGTTTTGGTTAAATCTAAATCCGAAGAGGATGTTTTATtggataatgataaaaatgataacgACTATACATACCCattatttcaaataatcGATGAGAGGATGTTGGATGTTATTCCGGAAAATTtggaattaaataaaacaaacttGATTCATTATCCGGGAAGGCGTAAAAGATCCACTACCATTGCATCAAGTTTTGACACGGACGTGTCCCATAAAGATATTTCAGCAAATTATCACTTTGGTTCTGCAAAGCtaaatgattttaatatGACACCCTTGGATAAGGAAGAAATACTGGACACATATGATTATCAAATTAAACTAGAGATTAGAATGGATAATTTGGGAGATGGTGTCAACTAtgcttttttcaataacatAACATATGTTGCACCCAAAGTGCCAAGTTTATTCACTGCACTTACAGCTGATAAAAAGGATTCCTTGAACCCATTGATATATGGTGATAATTTGAATGCATTTGTTTTACAACATAATGAAGTTATAGAGGTTGTATTGGATAATTATGATGATGGTAGACATCCATTCCACTTGCACGGCCATACTTTTCAAATTGTTCAAAAAACCTTTGAAGAATTTGAAGAACCTAAACCGTATAATGAATCTGCACCATTGATGGAATATCCAATGACCCCAATGAAGAGAGATACTGTTATTGTTGAGGGGAACGGTCATGTAGTTTTAAGGTTTAGGGCCGATAACCCGGGGGTCTGGTTGTTTCATTGTCATGTTGATTGGCATTTGGAACAAGGGTTAGCAGCTGTTTTTATCGAAGCACCAGATGTTTTACAGGTAACTGATAATGGAGGTGCATTGAATGAAAATATGAAACAAATATGTCAAGAACAAAACATCCCTGTGGCTGGTAATGCAGTTGGAAACCAAAAAGATTGGTTTGATTTAACTGGCTTACCAAGACAGCCAAAACCATTGCCTAATGGATTTACTTTGAAGGGGTATTTAGCATTTATAACGTCTGCTCTTATTGCTTTTTATGGATTATTCGTTATTGTTGATTATGGTTTGGATGAAAAAGATTTCAGTACTGCACAAGAATTAGAAATGTATCACAAATTGGAAACCCTTTTATTAGGCGAAGAATATAGAAGTAACGATGATGGAAGTGATATTGAAACCACTATACAGTAA
- the YAT1 gene encoding carnitine O-acetyltransferase YAT1 (similar to Saccharomyces cerevisiae YAR035W | YAT1 | outer mitochondrial carnitine acetyltransferase) — protein MSNEHIATHPENNKKLARLPVPDLKDTLQRYLARLEPLQEAHQHEATVRAVLSNENIHKLKILQNKLLEYDHELDIETNGESSYIEQFWFDAYLEYDASVVFNVNPFFQLQDDPTLLSTDKDVQIKRSAKLVLSMLKFVREIRKSTLKQDTVRGKTPLSMDQYSKLFGSARLPPNNEQDKSDNNPSCHLQTDPTSHHIVVIHKSRFYWFDVLDTNNNPIFQSPEELECNLYSIIQDCLQNADENNSFPAGVFTTENRKVWSNVRSYMMSQEDDTNSHNLKIIDSALFILCLDDISIDDERRLVQNLLCGESKLINNYSTQTGTFLNRWFDKLQLIVTENGKAGINFEHTGVDGHTVLRMCSDIYTDSILSFASSITKNVPRVFHQDEIRDVAAVTPRTTAKSNNLITIPRRLEWVVDSFLLSSIHFAETRASDLMMQYEFDIVDFHEYGANHIKRQFHVSPDAFIQMIFQLAYYALYGKFETTYEPAMTKTFKHGRTEAIRSVSNDSKKFVHSIFDNVSTDRERVKLLQEACKEHSRITKEASCGLGQDRHLYALYCVWKEMGNNDDTLPPMFSDKGWKILNTNILSTSNCGNPCLKSFGFGPVTNNGFGLGYIIRPDSVTIVLSSKHRQTERFAKLIEKSLLEINHVFERKEGSTFKNTHTLTETKGSSTDMKFLMSGYDYFDVSVHG, from the coding sequence ATGAGTAACGAACATATAGCAACTCATCCAGagaacaacaaaaaattagcTAGATTACCAGTTCCAGATTTGAAGGATACATTACAAAGGTATCTCGCTAGATTGGAACCGTTACAAGAAGCACATCAACATGAAGCTACAGTGCGTGCAGTTTTAAGCAATGAAAACATAcacaaattgaaaattttgcaaaataaATTGCTAGAATACGACCACGAACTAGACATAGAAACGAATGGAGAATCGTCTTACATCGAACAATTTTGGTTTGACGCATATTTAGAATATGACGCTTCAGTTGTGTTTAACGTTAACccattttttcaattgcaAGATGATCCTACTTTGTTATCCACTGATAAAGACGtccaaattaaaagaagtgCCAAATTAGTTTTATCAATGTTAAAGTTCGTACGTGAAATTAGAAAATCTACTCTAAAACAAGATACCGTTAGAGGAAAGACTCCATTGTCTATGGATCAATATTCTAAATTGTTTGGTAGTGCGAGGTTACCACCAAATAACGAACAGGACAAAAGTGATAATAATCCTTCGTGCCATTTGCAAACTGATCCAACTTCGCACCACATTGTGGTTATTCACAAGTCTCGGTTTTATTGGTTTGACGTATTAGATACAAACAACAATCCAATCTTTCAATCTCCTGAAGAATTAGAATGTAACTTGTACTCCATCATCCAGGACTGTTTACAAAATGCCGATGAAAACAATAGTTTCCCAGCCGGCGTTTTCACGACTGAAAATCGTAAAGTTTGGTCTAATGTTAGATCCTATATGATGTCTCAAGAGGATGACACTAATTCCCATAATTTAAAGATTATTGATAGTGCCTTATTCATCTTATGTTTGGATGATATTTCCATTGACGATGAGCGCAGGTTAGTTCAAAACTTATTATGTGGCGAATCAAAGttgataaataattattcaacTCAAACTGgtacttttttaaacagGTGGTTCGATAAGTTGCAATTGATAGTAACTGAAAATGGCAAAGCGGGTATTAATTTCGAACACACTGGTGTTGACGGACATACAGTTTTACGTATGTGTTCCGATATTTACACTGATTCTATTTTAAGTTTTGCCTCTAGCATCACCAAAAATGTTCCACGGGTTTTCCACCAAGACGAAATTAGAGATGTTGCTGCTGTTACTCCTCGCACCACCGCTAAAAGCAACAACTTAATCACTATACCACGTAGGTTAGAATGGGTTGTtgattcatttttattatcatccaTTCATTTTGCAGAAACTAGGGCTTCTGATTTAATGATGCAGTATGAGTTTGATATCGTTGATTTCCATGAGTATGGAGCCAATCACATCAAAAGACAATTCCATGTCTCACCGGATGCGTTTATACAAATGATATTTCAACTAGCCTACTATGCTCTTTACGGTAAGTTTGAAACAACCTATGAACCGGCAATGACAAAAACTTTCAAGCATGGTAGAACTGAAGCCATAAGATCAGTAAGCAATGACtctaaaaaatttgtcCATTCAATTTTCGATAATGTAAGCACAGACAGAGAACGTGTCAAACTATTGCAAGAGGCTTGTAAGGAACATTCAAGAATAACCAAAGAAGCTAGTTGTGGCTTGGGGCAAGATCGCCATTTATATGCCTTGTATTGTGTTTGGAAGGAAATGGGAAACAACGACGACACTTTGCCACCAATGTTTAGCGATAAAGGttggaaaatattgaaCACAAACATTTTGAGCACTTCAAATTGTGGCAATCCATGCTTGAAAAGTTTTGGTTTTGGTCCAGTAACTAACAACGGGTTTGGGTTAGGTTACATTATCCGACCAGATTCTGTAACTATCGTTCTGTCCTCCAAACATAGACAGACCGAAAGATTCGCtaaattaattgaaaaatcCCTACTAGAAATAAACCATgtttttgaaagaaaagaggGATCAACCTTCAAAAATACTCACACGTTGACTGAAACTAAAGGCAGTAGCACAGATATGAAATTCCTAATGAGTGGTTATGATTACTTTGATGTAAGTGTACATGGATAA